The Streptomonospora litoralis genome window below encodes:
- a CDS encoding WhiB family transcriptional regulator, which produces MTDANARARMRRQRQDTYDAWRRTGATIAQAAAELQVAPGIAARYYEPLYRYDTAAAAIPHAAIDTGRRRWPADQDWRSVAACTGPDVEADWWTEVRGYSTYATAPETAQLAVRICRTECPVRPECLDDALSAAAEQGQPHETIRGGYTPRELRRLDPATDEAVAS; this is translated from the coding sequence ATGACCGACGCGAACGCCCGCGCCCGCATGCGGCGCCAGCGGCAGGACACCTACGACGCCTGGCGCCGCACCGGCGCCACCATCGCCCAGGCAGCCGCCGAACTCCAGGTGGCCCCCGGCATCGCCGCCCGCTACTACGAGCCGCTGTATCGCTACGACACCGCGGCCGCCGCGATCCCCCACGCCGCAATCGACACCGGCCGACGCCGGTGGCCCGCCGACCAGGACTGGCGCTCGGTCGCCGCCTGCACCGGGCCCGACGTCGAGGCCGACTGGTGGACCGAGGTCCGCGGCTACAGCACCTATGCCACCGCGCCCGAAACCGCGCAGCTCGCGGTGCGCATCTGCCGCACCGAGTGCCCCGTGCGCCCCGAGTGCCTGGACGACGCGCTCTCGGCCGCGGCCGAGCAGGGCCAGCCCCACGAAACCATTCGCGGCGGCTACACCCCGCGCGAGCTGCGCCGCCTCGACCCGGCCACGGACGAGGCGGTGGCGTCGTGA
- a CDS encoding helix-turn-helix domain-containing protein, whose protein sequence is MTETPEADASRVQVRVVELEPLLVPVPKAAELLGLSARAVYDLIYAGEIDAVRVGLRKGRHNITYGALQAYVERCREEDRLLHGSVDDRPRPAPEPGRRGRASKRVA, encoded by the coding sequence ATGACCGAAACACCGGAGGCCGACGCCTCCCGGGTGCAGGTGCGTGTGGTGGAGCTGGAACCGCTGCTGGTGCCGGTGCCCAAGGCCGCTGAGCTGCTGGGGCTCTCGGCACGGGCGGTGTACGACCTCATCTACGCCGGAGAGATCGACGCCGTGCGGGTGGGCCTGCGCAAAGGCCGGCACAACATCACCTACGGCGCACTGCAGGCCTACGTCGAACGCTGCCGCGAGGAGGACCGCCTCCTGCACGGCAGTGTCGACGACCGGCCGCGCCCCGCCCCCGAGCCCGGCCGCCGCGGCCGCGCCTCGAAGCGCGTCGCCTGA
- a CDS encoding tyrosine-type recombinase/integrase codes for MGAKKGRRQKGEGALYLRRDGRWVANVDLGWRGGKRDRREFSGATPEEALDKRRRFLEDRADGFLRPKGRAPTVGEWLRHWLYTIAQTTVAESTYYTSYRGKTERHLIPYYDRIRLTNEVLTEEVVESWHVWLREEQGLGPATVVQCHRILSRALKVAVIRGRLMRNPCSNVSPPAIPERDMDVPDRDEVGDILTAVAGQRMAARWLLALMVGPRQGETLGLTWQCLDIDDPHNAYVAIEWELVRLPWRHGCGDPHRCGAKLHRYPCPDECTRHRHKPTCPADCANARHLCKRPCPDDCTRHRHEPDCRHNCSKRGHVCPTFCEPGCEAHARACPQRVGGGLSLKRPKTAKSRRSIRIDPILAVALQRHRQEQKAERERLGAAWEGWGHTPHHKKCPTGCVAHCGHAPRRKDRVCPGCHTPVKRDQLVFAQPNGRPLNHREDYEQWQQILRDLDLDEYRVHDMRHRAATALLEEGEDVRVVQQILGHANPATTQRFYQHVTDRVSQRAASRMASGLGSWSASQSASLESASDREQGFRGGPDDPS; via the coding sequence ATGGGAGCGAAGAAAGGACGGCGGCAAAAAGGGGAAGGTGCGCTTTACCTAAGGCGAGATGGGCGCTGGGTCGCGAACGTCGACCTCGGATGGCGCGGCGGGAAACGCGACCGGCGCGAGTTCTCCGGCGCCACACCGGAAGAGGCGCTCGATAAACGGCGACGTTTCCTCGAGGACCGCGCCGACGGCTTCCTCCGGCCGAAGGGCCGCGCCCCCACCGTCGGCGAGTGGCTGCGCCACTGGCTGTACACCATCGCCCAGACCACCGTCGCCGAGTCGACCTACTACACCAGCTACCGCGGCAAGACCGAGCGCCACCTCATCCCCTACTACGACCGGATCCGGCTCACCAACGAGGTGCTGACCGAGGAGGTCGTCGAATCCTGGCACGTCTGGCTGCGCGAGGAGCAGGGCCTGGGGCCGGCGACCGTCGTGCAGTGCCACCGCATCCTGTCGCGGGCGCTGAAGGTCGCGGTGATCCGGGGCCGGCTGATGCGCAACCCCTGCTCGAACGTCTCCCCTCCGGCGATCCCCGAGCGCGACATGGACGTGCCCGACCGCGACGAGGTCGGCGACATCCTGACCGCGGTCGCCGGGCAGCGCATGGCCGCTCGGTGGCTGCTGGCGCTGATGGTCGGGCCCCGCCAGGGCGAGACGCTCGGCCTCACCTGGCAGTGCCTGGACATCGACGACCCGCACAACGCCTACGTCGCGATCGAGTGGGAGCTGGTGCGGCTGCCCTGGCGCCACGGCTGCGGCGACCCGCACCGCTGCGGCGCGAAGCTGCACCGCTACCCCTGCCCCGACGAATGCACGCGCCACCGCCACAAGCCGACCTGCCCCGCGGACTGCGCCAACGCCCGCCACCTCTGCAAGCGGCCATGCCCGGACGACTGCACGCGCCACCGCCACGAGCCCGACTGCCGACACAACTGCTCGAAGCGGGGGCACGTGTGCCCCACGTTCTGCGAGCCCGGGTGCGAGGCCCACGCCCGGGCCTGCCCGCAGCGCGTCGGCGGCGGACTCAGTCTGAAGCGGCCCAAGACGGCGAAGTCCCGGCGGTCCATCCGCATCGACCCGATTCTGGCGGTGGCCCTGCAGCGCCACCGCCAGGAGCAGAAGGCCGAGCGCGAGCGGCTGGGCGCGGCGTGGGAGGGCTGGGGCCACACCCCCCACCACAAGAAGTGCCCGACGGGCTGTGTGGCCCATTGCGGCCACGCCCCGCGCCGCAAGGACCGGGTCTGCCCCGGGTGCCACACGCCGGTGAAGCGGGACCAGCTCGTGTTCGCCCAACCCAACGGGCGCCCCCTCAACCACCGGGAGGACTACGAGCAGTGGCAGCAGATCCTGCGTGACCTGGACCTGGACGAGTACCGGGTGCACGACATGCGCCACCGCGCCGCCACCGCGCTGCTCGAGGAGGGCGAGGACGTGCGCGTCGTGCAGCAGATCCTGGGCCACGCCAACCCGGCCACGACCCAGCGGTTCTACCAGCACGTGACCGACCGCGTCTCCCAGCGGGCTGCGAGCCGGATGGCGAGTGGTCTAGGCTCATGGTCCGCCAGCCAATCCGCCAGCCTGGAGTCTGCAAGTGATCGCGAGCAAGGTTTCCGTGGGGGTCCTGATGACCCCTCCTGA
- a CDS encoding alpha/beta hydrolase family protein, whose translation MDIMDIARRKERPAHRVFSAGFYGGSWDHDVRSVLGKAPRGGADVGEVLSTIAAVEPHDTEAWPTAWIALGDRVGAVAARAAERGHRVSAARAHLRAANYLAVAVNALAGRTDAEDRLQAVFRRHRAEWDGFTAQSGWDVRVLDLPYGDGTMPGLLFRPDAAGSPRPTLVMVNGSDGSISGLWCEGAEGALERGYNVLLFDGPGQQSMLLDQGVVFRPDWEAVLTPVVDVLLGRDDTDPAAVVAYGISQGGYWLPRALAFEHRFAAAAVDGGVVDVSRSWWAHIPDSLRKAYDKGEKEKFDRDMALGFKLPGGKAAERTWAFRARPYGTRGYAETLDAVSAYSLTDALCARIETPLFVAAPHNEEFFPGQSQELAAAVPGAEPVEFTAAEGADRHCQPLARELTEQRVFDWMDERLGR comes from the coding sequence ATGGACATCATGGACATCGCGCGGCGGAAGGAGCGGCCCGCGCACCGGGTGTTCTCCGCCGGCTTCTACGGCGGTTCGTGGGACCACGACGTCCGCTCCGTCCTCGGCAAGGCGCCTCGGGGCGGCGCGGACGTCGGCGAGGTCCTCTCCACCATCGCGGCGGTCGAACCCCACGACACCGAGGCGTGGCCGACCGCCTGGATCGCTCTCGGCGACCGCGTCGGTGCCGTCGCCGCGCGCGCGGCCGAGCGGGGGCACCGGGTCTCGGCCGCGCGCGCCCACCTCCGGGCCGCGAACTACCTCGCCGTGGCGGTGAACGCGCTCGCGGGCCGCACCGACGCCGAAGACCGGCTGCAGGCCGTCTTCCGGCGGCACCGGGCCGAGTGGGACGGTTTCACCGCACAGAGCGGGTGGGACGTGCGTGTACTCGACCTGCCCTACGGCGACGGCACCATGCCCGGACTGCTCTTCCGCCCCGACGCCGCCGGCAGCCCGCGTCCGACGCTGGTGATGGTAAACGGCAGCGACGGCTCCATCAGCGGGTTGTGGTGCGAAGGTGCCGAAGGGGCGCTGGAACGCGGCTACAACGTCCTGCTCTTCGACGGTCCCGGCCAGCAGTCGATGCTCCTCGACCAGGGGGTGGTGTTCCGCCCCGACTGGGAGGCGGTGCTGACTCCCGTCGTCGACGTCCTGCTCGGCCGCGACGACACGGACCCCGCAGCCGTCGTCGCCTACGGCATCAGCCAAGGGGGGTACTGGCTCCCGCGCGCGCTCGCCTTCGAGCACCGCTTCGCCGCCGCGGCCGTCGACGGCGGTGTGGTGGACGTGTCCAGGTCCTGGTGGGCCCACATCCCCGACTCTCTGCGCAAGGCGTATGACAAGGGCGAGAAGGAGAAGTTCGACCGGGACATGGCGCTGGGCTTCAAGCTGCCGGGCGGCAAGGCCGCCGAACGGACGTGGGCCTTCCGCGCCCGCCCCTACGGCACCCGGGGCTACGCCGAAACCCTCGACGCCGTCTCGGCCTACAGCCTCACCGATGCCCTTTGCGCCCGGATCGAGACACCGCTCTTCGTCGCGGCGCCGCACAACGAGGAGTTCTTCCCCGGCCAGTCGCAGGAGCTCGCCGCCGCCGTGCCGGGGGCCGAGCCGGTAGAGTTCACGGCCGCCGAAGGGGCCGACCGCCACTGCCAGCCTTTGGCCCGCGAACTGACCGAGCAGCGCGTCTTCGACTGGATGGACGAACGCCTCGGCCGCTGA
- a CDS encoding GAF and ANTAR domain-containing protein, with translation MPEGGDRKRIDAYPRLFADMARELFAQGSTEELLQRIAQMAVEAIDGCEEAGIILVDRRKREFQAPAATCEMVRESDRAQMECNEGPCLDAARHEQSFRVDDMADESRWPCYRPRAVDLGIGAMLGFDLYTYEDHLGALDLYARTPGVFDDDAREVGWVFASHAALAIAGSQREATLREGYTTRQEIGEAVGIIMERRRLTDEQAFEVLKTYSMNANTKLREVARRITRTGEIPDV, from the coding sequence ATGCCCGAGGGGGGCGACCGCAAGCGCATCGACGCCTATCCCCGCCTGTTCGCCGATATGGCGCGCGAGCTCTTCGCGCAGGGTTCGACAGAGGAGCTGTTGCAGCGCATCGCGCAGATGGCGGTCGAGGCCATCGACGGCTGCGAGGAGGCCGGCATCATCCTGGTCGACCGGCGCAAGCGCGAGTTCCAGGCCCCGGCCGCCACCTGCGAGATGGTCCGCGAGTCCGACCGCGCCCAGATGGAGTGCAACGAGGGACCCTGCCTGGACGCCGCCCGGCACGAGCAGAGCTTCCGCGTCGACGACATGGCGGACGAGTCGCGCTGGCCGTGCTACCGCCCGCGCGCCGTCGACTTGGGTATCGGCGCGATGCTCGGTTTCGACCTCTACACCTACGAGGACCACCTGGGGGCCCTCGACCTGTACGCGCGCACTCCCGGCGTGTTCGACGACGACGCCCGCGAGGTCGGCTGGGTGTTCGCCTCGCACGCCGCGCTGGCCATCGCGGGGTCCCAGCGCGAGGCCACGCTGCGGGAGGGCTACACCACCCGCCAGGAGATCGGCGAGGCGGTCGGCATCATCATGGAGCGCCGCCGGCTGACCGACGAGCAGGCGTTCGAGGTGCTCAAGACCTACTCCATGAACGCCAACACCAAGCTGCGCGAGGTCGCCCGGCGAATCACCCGCACAGGCGAGATCCCCGACGTGTGA
- the idi gene encoding isopentenyl-diphosphate Delta-isomerase, producing MPPTTGSERAAESVEPEQVVLLDGDHHPAGAADKRRVHGPDTPLHLAFSCYVFDPGGRLLVTRRALSKTAWPGVWTNSFCGHPAPGEPSEEALHRRAHQELGIAIGGVSVLLPDFAYRAVDASGVVENEFCPVYRATTEQTPRPDPAEVVEWEWVDWGDFTDLCRRAPWAISPWAAAQAPLLPADPAGG from the coding sequence GTGCCACCTACAACAGGCTCCGAGAGGGCGGCCGAAAGCGTGGAGCCCGAGCAAGTGGTCCTGCTCGACGGCGACCACCACCCCGCGGGCGCGGCCGACAAGCGCCGGGTGCACGGCCCGGACACGCCGCTCCATCTCGCATTCTCCTGCTATGTGTTCGATCCGGGGGGACGACTGCTCGTGACACGCCGTGCGCTGAGCAAGACCGCCTGGCCCGGGGTGTGGACCAACTCCTTCTGCGGCCACCCCGCTCCGGGCGAGCCGTCGGAGGAGGCGCTGCACCGGCGCGCACACCAGGAGCTGGGGATCGCGATAGGCGGGGTCTCGGTGCTGCTGCCCGACTTCGCCTACCGGGCCGTGGACGCCTCGGGTGTCGTGGAGAACGAGTTCTGCCCCGTGTACCGGGCGACGACGGAGCAGACCCCGCGGCCCGATCCGGCCGAGGTCGTCGAATGGGAGTGGGTCGACTGGGGCGACTTCACGGATCTGTGCCGACGGGCCCCGTGGGCGATCAGCCCGTGGGCGGCCGCACAGGCGCCGCTGCTGCCCGCGGACCCGGCGGGAGGGTGA
- a CDS encoding polyprenyl synthetase family protein: protein MAESARTYPPAARVGVPEAPPAQDDPARCAPAPLDGDIAGAVAAFLGEFFADRRAAVEERPPDDAADAGGGLDTVLDAEFQSEVVARLAEFTLSGGKRIRPVFAWWGWRAAGGTADGPAAHAALRAASALELVHACALIQDDVMDGSVLRRGRAALHAAVAEQHRRSRWSGGSGRYGESVAVLAGDLALVWADDMLDEALEELGARGGARVPWRRMRTELIAGQFLDLRAQAGRQESPDAALRVDRLKTAAYSVERPLHLGAALAGAGGGLVAALRGYGAGIGTAFQLRDDLLGLYGDPAVTGKPVGEDLREGKRTLLLALGVERALARGDAESAAALRDGAGEPELTAADAARLAALLEALGARAAVEERIARLVDEGLAHIRGAPMPGEARRALETMAVQAGTRIR from the coding sequence ATGGCAGAGAGTGCACGGACGTATCCGCCCGCCGCCCGCGTAGGCGTGCCTGAAGCGCCTCCCGCCCAGGACGATCCCGCGCGGTGCGCCCCTGCACCGCTGGACGGCGACATCGCCGGAGCCGTGGCCGCGTTCCTGGGGGAGTTCTTCGCCGACCGGCGTGCGGCGGTCGAGGAGCGGCCTCCCGATGACGCCGCAGACGCGGGCGGCGGCCTCGACACCGTTCTCGACGCCGAGTTCCAGTCGGAGGTGGTGGCGCGGCTGGCGGAGTTCACCCTGTCCGGCGGCAAGCGCATCCGCCCGGTCTTCGCCTGGTGGGGATGGCGCGCCGCCGGCGGAACCGCCGACGGGCCCGCGGCGCACGCGGCGCTGCGGGCGGCCTCGGCGCTGGAGCTGGTGCATGCCTGCGCGCTGATCCAGGACGACGTGATGGACGGCTCGGTGCTGCGCCGCGGCCGCGCTGCCCTGCACGCCGCGGTCGCCGAGCAGCACCGGCGGTCCCGCTGGTCCGGCGGCTCCGGACGCTACGGGGAGTCGGTCGCCGTGCTGGCCGGCGATCTCGCTCTCGTCTGGGCCGACGACATGCTCGACGAAGCCTTGGAGGAGCTGGGCGCGCGCGGGGGCGCCCGGGTGCCGTGGCGGCGCATGCGCACGGAGTTGATCGCGGGCCAGTTCCTCGACCTGCGCGCCCAGGCCGGGCGCCAGGAGTCGCCCGACGCCGCGCTGCGGGTGGACCGGCTCAAGACCGCGGCATACAGCGTCGAGCGTCCCCTGCATCTGGGCGCGGCCCTGGCCGGTGCCGGGGGCGGGCTCGTCGCGGCCCTGCGCGGCTACGGCGCCGGGATCGGAACCGCCTTCCAGCTGCGCGACGACCTGCTCGGCCTCTACGGCGACCCGGCCGTGACCGGCAAGCCGGTAGGCGAGGATCTGCGCGAGGGGAAGCGCACGCTGCTGCTGGCGCTGGGCGTGGAGCGCGCTCTGGCGCGCGGCGACGCCGAGTCCGCGGCGGCCCTGCGGGACGGCGCGGGCGAGCCGGAGCTCACCGCCGCCGACGCGGCCCGCCTCGCCGCGCTGCTGGAGGCGTTGGGCGCGCGCGCCGCCGTCGAGGAGCGCATCGCCCGCCTGGTGGACGAAGGGTTGGCCCACATCCGCGGCGCCCCGATGCCGGGCGAGGCCCGCAGGGCACTGGAGACGATGGCCGTGCAGGCCGGCACCCGTATCCGTTGA